From one Lotus japonicus ecotype B-129 chromosome 3, LjGifu_v1.2 genomic stretch:
- the LOC130742432 gene encoding molybdopterin synthase sulfur carrier subunit, giving the protein MEGDIHNWDGDKSSLVKIKVLFFARARDLTSLSEMSLEVSSGSTTHDCLKNLVVKFPGLEEIQGCMVLALNEEYTTESAIAKEKDELAIIPPISGG; this is encoded by the coding sequence ATGGAAGGAGATATTCATAATTGGGACGGAGATAAAAGTTCTTTGGTGAAGATAAAAGTATTGTTTTTCGCTAGAGCCCGTGATCTTACTAGCCTGAGTGAGATGTCATTGGAGGTGTCGTCGGGAAGTACAACTCATGACTGTTTGAAAAACCTTGTTGTCAAGTTTCCAGGTTTGGAAGAAATTCAAGGGTGCATGGTCTTGGCTCTGAATGAGGAGTACACAACAGAGTCAGCTATTGCTAAAGAAAAAGATGAGTTAGCCATAATACCTCCAATAAGTGGTGGTTGA
- the LOC130742435 gene encoding kinetochore-associated protein KNL-2 homolog — translation MEESSRDFSNTQFGSSFDPTSPLSNTKPITPSLFKSKPVFLHEWWLAKPQNERGGLAVGGVASMERERVFLSAVIAKRHEANVLETEDGITVVFRGFINTNRTCENGFPSEVYRRFLIGFPHDWKKYSAHNLGDEYIDGVSGVAVESQTGNPVSCTGFSGRSMVESPKTPIFLEKDQSASDPKEKQRNRQEIIEDRDDSCSRRVTRSISKRGHTMLVKDKKAKVTCVNSPVRRSPRLCNYRK, via the exons ATGGAAGAAAGCAGCAGGGATTTTTCCAACACCCAATTTGGGTCTTCTTTTGATCCAACTTCTCCTCTCTCCAACACCAAACCCATCACTCCCTCCCTATTCAAATCCAAACCT GTTTTCTTACATGAATGGTGGCTCGCAAAGCCGCAAAACGAACGTGGGGGTTTAGCTGTTGGCGGCGTTGCTTCGATGGA GAGAGAGAGGGTGTTTTTGTCAGCAGTGATTGCAAAGAGACATGAGGCTAATGTCCTAGAGACTGAAGATGGCATCACAGTTGTTTTCCGTGGTTTCATCAACACTAATCGGACATGTGAAAATGGTTTTCCATCTGAG GTATATCGCCGCTTCTTGATTGGATTTCCCCACGATTGGAAAAAGTATTCAGCTCACAATTTAGGTGATGAATATATTGATGGAGTGTCAGGTGTTGCAGTTGAAAGCCAAACTGGAAATCCTGTTTCTTGTACAGGATTTTCTGGAAGAAGCATGGTTGAATCTCCAAAAACCccaatttttttggaaaaagacCAATCAGCAAGTGACCCCAAGGAGAAGCAACGAAATAGGCAAGAGATTATAGAGGACAGAGATGATTCCTGTAGTAGGAGGGTAACTAGAAGCATTTCCAAAAGAGGTCACACAATGCTTGTAAAAGATAAGAAGGCTAAAGTAACCTGTGTTAATTCTCCTGTTAGAAGATCTCCCAGACTATGTAATTATAGAAAATAA
- the LOC130742433 gene encoding berberine bridge enzyme-like 22: MGFLVVFLVLLLSISSCEASIFADKSFRECMFARVGTSESTEKVVFTPSSSSYSQVLESLEQNPRWTDSSNKPLLIITPFHESEIQAAILCSKEHGLQIRVRSGGHDYEGLSYLCKAPFILVDLINIKSIEINLADETAWVQAGATLGELYYKISKASQVHGFPAGICPSVGVGGHISGGGFGTMLRKHGLAADHVVDAYLIDVNGRVLDRKSMGEDVFWAIRGGSATSFGVILAWKIRLVRVPPIVTGFNIRRTLEEGATKLIHKWQHIAHKLHEDLFIRVLAQNSGVNSKTIQVTFNSLFLGGIDRLIPMMNERFPELGLQAKDCTEMSWVESFLYFNGHNEYDPLEFLLNRTTMWKSSFKAKSDFVKKPIPETGLEGIWPMLLKEEAVAMLIMEPLGGRMNEIAKSKIPFPHRRGNLYNIQYMVKWEVNSIEASNKHLQWMRMLYKYMTPYVSKSPRASYYNYRDLDLGINKYDNTSYSESSVWGKKYFKGNFRRLAKIKTKFDPQNFFRSEQSIPLLN; the protein is encoded by the coding sequence ATGGGATTCCTTGTGGTGTTTCTGGTTCTGCTTCTTTCAATCTCATCATGTGAAGCTTCTATTTTTGCTGACAAGAGTTTCAGGGAGTGCATGTTTGCCAGAGTTGGCACTTCTGAATCCACTGAAAAAGTAGTCTTCACCCCATCCTCCTCCTCATACTCACAAGTGTTAGAATCATTGGAGCAAAATCCTAGATGGACAGATTCCTCAAACAAGCCTCTTCTCATCATAACACCATTCCATGAATCAGAAATCCAAGCAGCCATTCTATGCAGCAAGGAGCATGGTCTGCAGATCAGGGTCAGAAGTGGTGGCCATGATTATGAAGGACTATCTTATCTCTGTAAGGCCCCATTTATATTGGTTGAtctcatcaacatcaaatccaTTGAAATCAACCTTGCTGATGAGACAGCTTGGGTTCAGGCTGGGGCAACATTGGGTGAACTCTACTATAAAATTTCCAAAGCAAGTCAAGTTCATGGCTTCCCTGCAGGAATCTGTCCAAGTGTTGGGGTGGGTGGGCACATCAGTGGAGGAGGGTTTGGCACCATGTTGAGGAAGCATGGTCTAGCAGCAGACCATGTTGTTGATGCTTACCTGATTGATGTGAATGGGAGGGTTCTTGATAGAAAATCAATGGGAGAAGATGTTTTCTGGGCCATTAGAGGAGGTAGTGCTACTAGTTTTGGAGTCATTCTTGCATGGAAGATCAGGTTGGTTAGAGTTCCACCTATTGTTACTGGGTTCAACATTCGCAGAACACTGGAAGAAGGAGCTACTAAGCTCATCCATAAGTGGCAACACATAGCACATAAATTGCATGAAGATCTTTTCATTAGAGTACTAGCTCAGAATAGTGGTGTCAATTCAAAAACAATCCAAGTAACCTTCAACTCACTCTTCCTAGGAGGAATTGACAGATTAATCCCAATGATGAATGAGAGGTTCCCAGAATTGGGATTGCAGGCCAAAGACTGCACTGAAATGAGTTGGGTTGAATCATTTCTGTATTTTAATGGACACAACGAATATGACCCTCTAGAATTCTTGCTCAACAGAACCACCATGTGGAAAAGCTCTTTCAAGGCCAAGTCTGACTTTGTGAAAAAGCCTATACCAGAAACTGGCCTAGAAGGGATTTGGCCAATGCTTCTAAAAGAAGAAGCAGTAGCAATGCTGATCATGGAACCTTTAGGTGGAAGAATGAATGAAATTGCAAAATCCAAAATCCCCTTTCCCCACAGAAGGGGAAACTTGTACAACATACAATACATGGTCAAGTGGGAAGTGAACAGCATTGAAGCATCCAACAAGCACCTACAATGGATGAGAATGCTTTACAAATACATGACTCCTTATGTTTCAAAATCTCCTCGAGCTTCCTATTACAACTATAGGGATCTTGATTTAGGTATCAACAAGTATGACAACACAAGTTACTCAGAATCAAGTGTCTGGGGCAAGAAGTACTTCAAGGGAAACTTCAGGAGATTGGCAAAAATTAAGACAAAGTTTGATCCCCAAAATTTTTTCAGGAGTGAGCAGAGTATTCCTCTCTTGAATTAG
- the LOC130745547 gene encoding WPP domain-interacting protein 1-like, with translation MDLGTESVEENELNHDGDENGTRDGDSIGDENLGLGFDGNSGVSTDQKEEVVDEGSGDASSSKGTPTKGFGLKKWKRIRRDVVKDPNSSAESGKVLLKRGLSGSGNVNLSENQPFSRDVKEKNDGSSNTFGNVVFPEGFAGRGSSSDSRYAVGSGFVVGTDSENSEDRSSKSSTAASEPKIRHDKSRSKNTNSKNVGNTAQRVLQQGKGRIESSKNPGGGAGVRIEKENSISSMESDSRSSNIRQGVFSVTSNGKHNGRPFIYDGGNGSEALINEHLTEGVEASYGNENIGEDDDLLPENSVTNLSWGATEEKSVDNQSSNMEDPLIESIRSLLAVQEALEEEVQKFRETGIEVVSPDDDLAKCSSASAGTIGVDIGLHNSCVSAHSGAEEIKQTASSSLELQVLNLTQNISSLENKLKELQGMVALKDSRIVELETALSSGKSPKEESASTIGLSEEICKEVESEVEGLFRQKIEAEIEYLAISKVMQNLKAGKDFQLTLLEEQEKLSENQEQVEIKASALKNKAEELEKYCGDSLVVEESFVLQKRVCKVTFYFFLQFMMLVLFFWLFVSQLSLNADVVVPT, from the exons ATGGATTTGGGAACTGAATCTGTGGAAGAGAATGAATTGAATCATGATGGGGATGAAAACGGGACCAGGGATGGTGATTCTATTGGCGATGAGAATTTAGGGTTGGGTTTCGATGGGAATTCGGGTGTCAGCACGGATCAGAAGGAAGAGGTTGTTGATGAGGGCAGTGGGGATGCTTCAAGTTCCAAAGGGACACCAACGaaaggttttgggttgaagaaATGGAAGAGAATTCGGAGGGATGTTGTTAAGGATCCTAATTCGAGTGCCGAATCGGGTAAGGTGCTACTGAAGCGAGGGTTGTCTGGCTCGGGGAATGTTAATTTGAGTGAAAATCAACCATTTTCGCGTGATGTTAAGGAAAAGAATGATGGATCTTCGAATACGTTTGGGAATGTGGTGTTCCCGGAAGGATTTGCGGGCCGTGGGTCTAGTTCGGATTCTAGATATGCAGTTGGAtctggttttgttgttgggacTGATTCTGAGAATAGTGAGGATCGAAGTAGCAAGTCTTCCACGGCAGCTAGTGAGCCGAAGATTAGGCACGATAAAAGCCGGAGTAAGAATACGAATTCGAAGAACGTGGGTAACACGGCTCAACGTGTTCTGCAGCAGGGAAAGGGACGGATTGAAAGCAGCAAAAATCCTGGAGGTGGTGCAGGAGTCAGGATTGAGAAGGAAAATTCTATTTCCAGTATGGAATCTGATTCAAGAAGCTCCAACATTAGGCAAGGTGTTTTTTCTGTTACTAGTAATGGGAAACATAATGGTAGGCCATTTATTTATGATGGAGGTAACGGCAGTGAAGCTCTCATTAATGAACATCTCACCGAGGGAGTTGAAGCCAGTTATGGCAACGAAAAcattggtgaagatgatgatctTCTACCTGAGAATTCAGTAACAAATTTGTCTTGGGGAGCTACAGAGGAAAAAAGTGTGGACAACCAGTCTTCTAACATGGAAGATCCATTAATTGAGTCCATTAGGAGTCTTTTGGCTGTCCAGGAGGCACTTGAAGAAG AAGTCCAAAAATTCAGGGAGACTGGGATTGAAGTTGTCTCACCAGATGATGACTTGGCCAAGTGTAGCAGCGCATCTGCTGGTACCATCGGTGTTGATATCGGACTTCATAACTCATGCGTATCTGCTCATTCTGGTGCAGAAGAAATTAAACAAACTGCTTCAAGTTCCTTGGAACTTCAGGTATTGAACTTGACACAAAATATCAGTAGTTTGGAAAATAAGTTGAAGGAATTACAGGGTATGGTTGCCCTGAAGGATTCCAGGATTGTTGAACTTGAAACAGCCTTGAGTAGTGGTAAGTCTCCTAAGGAAGAATCTGCTAGCACCATAGGTTTATCAGAGGAAATATGTAAAGAGGTAGAGTCTGAGGTTGAGGGCCTCTTTAGGCAAAAGATCGAAGCTGAGATTGAATACCTAGCCATATCAAAGGTGATGCAAAACTTGAAGGCTGGGAAAGATTTCCAACTTACCTTATTGGAAGAACAAGAGAAACTGTCTGAAAATCAAGAGCAGGTTGAGATCAAGGCGTCAGCGCTGAAGAACAAAGCAGAAGAGTTGGAAAAATATTGTGGTGATAGTTTAGTAGTTGAGGAGTCTTTTGTGCTGCAGAAGAGAGTATGTAAGGtgacattttattttttcttacagTTCATGATGTTAGTCTTGTTCTTTTGGCTTTTTGTGTCTCAGTTATCGCTCAATGCGGATGTCGTTGTACCCACATAA